The Lycium ferocissimum isolate CSIRO_LF1 chromosome 8, AGI_CSIRO_Lferr_CH_V1, whole genome shotgun sequence DNA segment ctGTTCTCTTGGTTCTTGGATTTGGTGGATTTGTTTTGGTAGTTGTGTGTGTTATACTGTTATATTTCTTGTTTTTTCACACATACCATTTCCTTTGTCtctgtatgtgtatgtgttttTGAGATGTTTACAATTTTTGAGGATTTTGTTGCAATGTCTTTCATGGTGTATGGTTCCCACAAGCCCCACTTAAAGCAGACCCACACAAGACACAAGTACCTTTTTGGGGCTTGGATTATACTTCTTAATTATTAGCTTTCTTTGTTGTCTTGGTTATTCTACTTTACTAATCATTTTCTTAATTACTTCTTGTTTCACTCTTGTGTTCTCAGTATCTTCTTTGTGATTGGTAATAGTGATTCTCTTTATTCCaaagttcttttcttttttccattgTGTGTGTATCTGAGTTTTTTTTCCTATTACACAGAAGCTACAATGAGCTATTCCCAAAACATAATGGATGATGAGTATGAGAAATTTGTCAGAAGAATGAATCCACCAAGGTACTTGTTATTATTATGTTAATCTTTCCTTTATTCTTTAACTGTCACTTCAATATTcatggcatttttttttatttttttattttttttatagtcATGGCATTTACTCCAACTTCATTGGTCTTTTTGTCAGAGTTGTAATTGACAATGAATCTTGCAAAAATGCCACTGTTATACaggtatgtttttttttttttttttttttttttttttggttgtcttGCTGTGTTCTGAAATGTATAATGGGATCTTATCTAATTTTGTGAATCTTTGGTATCTTGATTCAGGTGGATAGTGCTAACAAACATGGAATACTTCTTGAGGTGGTACAAGTTCTTACTGATCTTAACTTTATCATTACCAAGGCTTATATTTGCTCTGATGGTGGATGGTTCATGGATGGTAAGGACATTTTCCTTTTCGTCTCGTTCGATCTACCATTTTTTTCGGTCGATTTTTGCCATGTTTTTTGGTAGTCACTGTTAGTTTTTAAGTCCATTATGTTAGTTGGACCAAAGGTACTCGACTTTAGCAAACTTAAAAAACTAAAGATACTCAAAGTTGTATTTGAAGGACCAAAATAGACCTACTTATATAGATAAGGGACAATTTTGGCTAAAAACTCTGTGAAATTAATGATGAGTTTTCCTCTCTTGGCAGTATTCAATGTCACCAATCAAGATGGAAACAAGATTACAGAAGAACCAATCTTGGATTATATCATGAAGGTGAGCTGTAGTTCGTCGTGgaaatttggaatttttttgtTTACATCTATTTAAAGATTGTCTTAACTGTTTCTTTGCCCTGGTGTTTCAATTTCAGTCTCTTGGTCCAGACTCTTGTTTTGCCTCTTCTATGAGAAGATCAGTTGGGGTTACGACAGGAACGGACCACACCTCAATTGAGTTGATTGGAAGTGATAGACCAGGTCTACTATCTGAAGTAAGTGCTGTCCTCACCAACCTTAAATGCAGTGTGGTAAACGCCGAAGTGTGGACCCACAACACCCGAGCAGCATCTATAATGCAAGTTACCGATGATGAAAAAGGGGGTGCGATTGCTGATGCCGAAAGGTTGTCTATGATCAAGCAACTCTTATGCAATGTACTTAGAGGTAGCAATAAATCAAGAAATGCTAAGATGTCAGTATCTCGTGGGGCCACTCATACAGATAGAAGACTTCACCAGCTGATGTTTGCTGACCGGGATTACGAACGTGCTACTGGTGAAGGATCGGATGATAAAGAAAGGCCAAATGTGAATGTAGTAAATTGGCAAGACAAGGACTACTCGGTAGTGACAATTCGATGCAAGGATAGACCAAAACTTCTGTTTGATACGATTTGCACTTTGACAGATATGCAGTATGTTGTTTTCCATGGAAATGTCGATACTGAAGGACCAGAAGCTTATCAGGTACTATAGTTTCCTACGTATTTCAGAAATTTCTTATTCGTTTATCGCTCTGTATTTGTTGATGACTAAATTTATAAACTCTTGTTGCATTTCAAGGAATACTGCATTAGGCATGTAGATGGATCTCCTGTCAAATCAGATGCAGAAAGGCAAAGAGTGATTCAATGTCTTGAAGCAGCAATAGAAAGAAGAGTATCCGAGGTTAGCACTTCGATTTACTTTTTGATGACTTTTTAGGTTTGATTATTCAGTTCTAGCT contains these protein-coding regions:
- the LOC132067811 gene encoding ACT domain-containing protein ACR4, which translates into the protein MSYSQNIMDDEYEKFVRRMNPPRVVIDNESCKNATVIQVDSANKHGILLEVVQVLTDLNFIITKAYICSDGGWFMDVFNVTNQDGNKITEEPILDYIMKSLGPDSCFASSMRRSVGVTTGTDHTSIELIGSDRPGLLSEVSAVLTNLKCSVVNAEVWTHNTRAASIMQVTDDEKGGAIADAERLSMIKQLLCNVLRGSNKSRNAKMSVSRGATHTDRRLHQLMFADRDYERATGEGSDDKERPNVNVVNWQDKDYSVVTIRCKDRPKLLFDTICTLTDMQYVVFHGNVDTEGPEAYQEYCIRHVDGSPVKSDAERQRVIQCLEAAIERRVSEGLKLELCTSDRVGLLSDVTRIFRENSLTVTRAEVSTRAGKALNTFYVSDSSGYPVDTKIIESVRQTIGQTILRVKGCPEELNPVQQESPTRFLFGGLFKSRSFCNFGLVRSYS